The window CATAGACGGCCTGTAGATTTTCCGGGCGGTAGGGGCTGATAAGGGATCGGGGGAGCTTGAGGGTCTCCACCTCGGCGTAGTCCTCTATCTCCCGGCCCCGGCCGGCGGCGGCTTCCTGATGAAGCAACCTTATAGCGGCTTTTTCGGTTTCAAAAAGGGAGCCTTCCCCCAGAAGGAACCAGTTTAAATTGACGTTATATACGGAGGACAATTTGTCCAGGATTTCGCGGGAGGCGTGGTAAATGCCTTTTGAGAGGGAGTACCCCCGCTCTTTTGATACCCCCAGGCTTCGGGCAAACTCCAATTTTGATAAACCGGAGCGTTTTTGAAGAAAATTATAGCGTTCTTCCTCGGTTTCCATTGACACCCTCTATTGCCCTGATCTACAGTTAAAATCGAGTGATTATTTTAATCACCATGAGTGAATTTTATAGGCAATATGCCGATTTGTAAAGGGGTTTGTAGGGCTGGGTATGGCAAAAATTATGGTAGGAACCTGCGGCTTTTATTATACCGACTGGCTGGGATCGGTATACCCGGAGGGGACGGCGAAAAAGGACTATCTATCCCTCTATGCGGAGCGGTTTAGCACGGTGGAACTGGATTATACCTATTACTCCATGCCCAAGGCGGAAAATCTGGCAAAAATGCTGGTTGATGGGGGGCCTAACCTGACCTTTTCCGCAAAGGCTCATCAAAGTCTGACCCACAAAATTGATCCGGGCCACTGGAAGGGGGAAGCGGAAACATACCGGGGGGCTATAGACCCGCTTTTGAAGGCGGGGCGGCTGGAAGCGGTTTTGTTTCAATTTCCGTATTCGTTCCATTATACCGCTGATAATCGGCGGTATTTGGGGGATGTGCTTTCATGCTTTCAGGGTGTGCCGCTGGCGGTGGAGTTCCGGGTAGCGGAATGGTATCACGCCAAGGTGATTGAGGGTATGCGGAAACAGGGGGCGGCGCTGGTGTCGCTGGATATGCCGGATTTGGCGAAACTGCCCCCGGCTATGGATGTGGTTACGGCTCCCTTTGCGTATATCAGGCTCCACGGGCGGAACGCCGGGGCATGGTGGGGGTCTGACGAGGTGGCTCGGTATGACTACCTTTACAATGACCGGGAGCTTGAAGCCTGGGTTGACCGGATTAAACGGATCGAAGTACAGGCGGATAAGATACTGGTGTACTTTAATAACCACGCACGGGGACAGGCGGCCAAGAATGGGCAATCGTTGATAGAGATTTTGAAACGGGCGGGAGGAAAGGACATGGAACATGGGGAACATAAGCCGGGCGGTATGCCATCTTAATATCATCGGGTTCCGGGCGGCGGTGGCGGCTCAAAGGGATACCAGTCTACGGGGGCAGCCCTTTGTGATTGCGGGGGCCACGGGCGGGAGGGCGTTAGTTCTTGACTTGTCCCCTGAAGCAATGAAAGAAGGGATTAGCCCCGGCATGGCATTAGGGGTTGCGGAACGGCGGGTACGGGATTTGACGGTATTGGCTCCTGATCCTCCGGCATATTTGACTATGAACAGGGAATTGGAAAAAATCGCCGCTTTGTATGCCCCGGTGTATGAGAACGATCAATTTGGTAATTTGTATTTGGACTTGACCGGGACGGCGGGGCTTTTTGGTCCAGCGGCGGATTGTGCAAGCCGCATACTGCGGGAAATGCTGGAACAGGTCAGCATACGCCCTGCGGCGGCGGTGGCGGGTAATAAACTGATCTGCAAGATTGCAACCCGGACTATTAGGCCCACGGGTCTTATACAGGTGCAAGCCGGGGCGGAAGCGGATTTTTTGGTTCATCAGGATTTGCGCTTGCTCCCCGGCATGGGGCCGGGGCTCTTGCGGACTGCGGCGGTTACGGGGCTACGGGAAATTGGGGAACTGGCGGCCTTGTCCGATGGGGAGGCGGTTTCCCTTTTCGGGAAGCATGGGCGGCATCTCCGGGACACGGCACGGGGCATTGACGATAGTCCGGTGGAAACTGTTTCCCTGGGGGAAAAGCGGATCGAAAAACATTTGGACTTTGCCGAGGATACGCTGGATTTTGACGTTATTCGGGGCGGCCTTATGCTTCTGGCGGAAACGGGCGGTATTGAAATGCGGGGGCAAAAATGGGGAACTGCGGCGGTGCTGCTGCATATCGTTTACGCCGATGGGGTCCGGGCTGAAGGACAGGAGAAGCAACGGCGGCTTTGTATTACCGACCGGGACATTGCGGCGGCGGCAGAGCGGGTTTACTTAAAAGCGGTAGTCCGGCGGCTGAGGATACGGAGCATTACGCTGACCCTGGGGGATCTGCGGCCCTTGGGGTGGTCCCCTGATTTATTTGAGATAGCGGAAGATACGAAACAGCGGAAACTACAGGAAGCGGCGGACAAGGTACGGAATAAATACGGGCCTGGTATGCTGAC is drawn from Leadbettera azotonutricia ZAS-9 and contains these coding sequences:
- a CDS encoding LexA family transcriptional regulator, which produces METEEERYNFLQKRSGLSKLEFARSLGVSKERGYSLSKGIYHASREILDKLSSVYNVNLNWFLLGEGSLFETEKAAIRLLHQEAAAGRGREIEDYAEVETLKLPRSLISPYRPENLQAVYVAGDSMIGEHIYNGDAVVFHPGLTEGNGIYVLSLDTALLVKRVSFDDLPRSISLISANPAYPPRQIAGSELENLRIAGRVVTCVHKF
- a CDS encoding DUF72 domain-containing protein; translated protein: MAKIMVGTCGFYYTDWLGSVYPEGTAKKDYLSLYAERFSTVELDYTYYSMPKAENLAKMLVDGGPNLTFSAKAHQSLTHKIDPGHWKGEAETYRGAIDPLLKAGRLEAVLFQFPYSFHYTADNRRYLGDVLSCFQGVPLAVEFRVAEWYHAKVIEGMRKQGAALVSLDMPDLAKLPPAMDVVTAPFAYIRLHGRNAGAWWGSDEVARYDYLYNDRELEAWVDRIKRIEVQADKILVYFNNHARGQAAKNGQSLIEILKRAGGKDMEHGEHKPGGMPS
- a CDS encoding DNA polymerase Y family protein; translated protein: MGNISRAVCHLNIIGFRAAVAAQRDTSLRGQPFVIAGATGGRALVLDLSPEAMKEGISPGMALGVAERRVRDLTVLAPDPPAYLTMNRELEKIAALYAPVYENDQFGNLYLDLTGTAGLFGPAADCASRILREMLEQVSIRPAAAVAGNKLICKIATRTIRPTGLIQVQAGAEADFLVHQDLRLLPGMGPGLLRTAAVTGLREIGELAALSDGEAVSLFGKHGRHLRDTARGIDDSPVETVSLGEKRIEKHLDFAEDTLDFDVIRGGLMLLAETGGIEMRGQKWGTAAVLLHIVYADGVRAEGQEKQRRLCITDRDIAAAAERVYLKAVVRRLRIRSITLTLGDLRPLGWSPDLFEIAEDTKQRKLQEAADKVRNKYGPGMLTTAAVYAASRKEPVLSLPSVSNA